In the Apteryx mantelli isolate bAptMan1 chromosome 1, bAptMan1.hap1, whole genome shotgun sequence genome, one interval contains:
- the LOC106490908 gene encoding granulocyte-macrophage colony-stimulating factor receptor subunit alpha-like: MVAPLGLIFMIQWMLLFAPVCGGWRCTDLEMPDSPIRNLTLNRRKMEMSWVSSMNFTEYSCSVNAGDGEIKIKVKDTTCMFERNMAPPLHNGANFSVTAVNINTTYSSICTFIPQGLPGTAITNFSCVIYNVSLMNCTWHAGRDAPGDTQYFLYWQNSGEEEERECELYVKDENGRHTGCQFQNVMIKDTTTYFMVNGSSKDSLIRFHDEYIKLYTIEKLMPPLNVTINCDGIQKGCIIQWQRPQISHSSKDECFKYEVDIKHKANPEEKTKDTYITERKNNYSFQNFNTKKRYLVKIRAAGSACLVNTAWGEWSAPLEFGNEEVISPSMLILLLTVVATLLVAVLTVLFCKRTGYWKAAFPQIPEPKNAFHVLPDTALKTECEMQSITPETEEIIVLAEVMK, from the exons atggTTGCTCCTCTTGGGCTCATCTTCATGATCCAGTGGATGCTGCTGTTTGCCCCAGTGTGTGGTGGCTGGCGATGCACAGACT TGGAGATGCCAGACTCACCTATTAGAAATTTGACACTGAATCGGAGGAAAATGGAAATGAGTTGGGTGAGCAGCATGAATTTCACTGAGTATTCGTGTTCTGTGAATGCAGGTGATGGGGAGATAAAGATAAAG GTGAAGGATACAACCTGCATGTTTGAAAGAAATATGGCACCTCCTCTACATAATGGTGCAAACTTTTCAGTTACAGCAGTGAACATCAACACTACATATTCAAGCATATGCACATTTATTCCACAAG GCCTGCCCGGGACAGCCATTACAAATTTCTCCTGTGTGATTTAcaatgtctcccttatgaactgCACTTGGCATGCAGGCAGGGATGCTCCAGGTGATACCCAATATTTTCTCTACTGGCAGAACTCAGG agaagaagaagagagggaaTGTGAGCTTTATGTTAAAGATGAAAATGGGAGACACACAGGATGTCAATTCCAAAATGTGATGATAAAAGATACTACTACTTACTTCATGGTGAATGGCTCTAGCAAAGACTCCCTGATCCGGTTCCATGATGAGTACATTAAACTGTATACAATTG AAAAGCTCATGCCCCCATTAAATGTCACTATCAACTGTGATGGAATTCAAAAAGGTTGCATAATTCAATGGCAACGACCCCAAATAAGTCATTCAAGCAAAGACGAGTGTTTTAAATATGAAGTTGACATAAAGCATAAG GCTAATCCTGAGGAAAAGACCAAAGATACTTATATAACA gaaagaaaaaataactactCATTTCAAAATTTCAATACAAAAAAGAGGTACCTTGTGAAAATCAGAGCAGCTGGCAGTGCGTGCCTTGTAAACACAGCCTGGGGGGAGTGGAGTGCACCTCTTGAGTTTG GGAATGAAGAAGTTATTTCTCCTTCAATGTTGATCTTACTTCTGACTGTAGTTGCAACACTCTTAGTGGCAGTCCTCACAGTTTTGTTCTGCAAAAG GACTGGCTATTGGAAAGCAGCATTTCCACAAATCCCAGAGCCCAAAAATGCATTTCATGTACTGCCTGATACAGCTCTaaag acTGAGTGCGAAATGCAATCGATAACACCGGAAACTGAAGAGATAATAGTACttgctgaagtaatgaaataa